One genomic segment of Occultella kanbiaonis includes these proteins:
- a CDS encoding DEAD/DEAH box helicase: MADRDTLQVLLTGRREQDSLLHVERMPARAGRTAAWPQWADPDLVSAYRARGITEPWVHQVEAAEAAWAGRHVVLATSTGSGKSLAGWLPAITAIRAQAPGTRISTLTRRPSVLYLSPTKALAADQLHGLTELLRAGAIRDVRAVTCDGDTPLNERDWARDYADIVLTNPDFLHFSMLSGHKRWQRLLRGLRYIVVDECHAYRGVLGAHVALVLRRLLRLAEHYGAHPTAIMASATTGEPEVTAARLLGVDAAEVHAVTADASPAGRRTVALWMPPLLTDAEEVAEDDFVDQDLPPGVPSGAPEDGPRRSALSETADLLTDLVRARRRTLAFVRSRIGAEVIAVHTRDRLGRRWRAPGAAPDPSAQEDLADRVAAYRGGYLPEERRELEAALRTGDLLALASTNALELGVDISGLDAVLIAGWPGTRVSLWQQVGRAGRAGAEGLAVLIASDDPLDSYLVHHPEAIFGVAVEATAFDPANPYVLAPHLCAAAAELPLTEADLARFGLADAALPDELVARGLLRRRPGGWYWNYARPEHPAGLTDLRGGSEAQVQVVEEGTGRVLGTVDGDRADATVHEGAVYTHQGRTYRVEHYGDDVALVTAQNLGYRTRARSDTHVRIVSTDTEQQWGPVRWNYGHLEVTARVNGYDRRRLPGMEIIASYPLDMPERTLHTTGTWWHVDSSVLAEAGVGPANLPGALHAAEHAAIGLLPLIATCDRWDIGGLSTAIHADTFEPTVFVYDGYPGGAGFAQRGFRAARTWIAATRDAVASCRCATGCPSCVQSPKCGNNNNPLDKAGALIVLGLLLEFAPGS; encoded by the coding sequence ATGGCCGACCGGGACACGCTGCAGGTGCTCCTGACCGGTCGTCGTGAGCAGGACAGTCTCCTGCACGTCGAGCGGATGCCGGCGCGTGCCGGCCGGACCGCCGCGTGGCCGCAGTGGGCGGACCCCGACCTCGTGAGCGCCTATCGTGCCCGCGGCATCACCGAGCCCTGGGTGCACCAGGTGGAGGCCGCGGAGGCCGCCTGGGCCGGGAGGCACGTGGTCCTCGCGACCTCCACGGGATCCGGCAAGTCGCTGGCCGGGTGGCTCCCGGCGATCACCGCCATCCGCGCCCAGGCCCCCGGCACCAGGATCTCCACACTCACCCGTCGTCCGAGCGTCCTGTACCTCAGCCCCACGAAGGCGCTGGCTGCGGACCAACTGCACGGACTCACCGAACTGCTCCGCGCCGGAGCGATCAGGGACGTGCGGGCCGTGACGTGCGACGGCGACACCCCGCTGAACGAGCGCGACTGGGCCCGCGACTACGCAGACATCGTCCTGACGAACCCGGACTTCCTGCACTTCTCCATGCTCAGCGGGCACAAGCGCTGGCAGCGACTGCTCCGCGGCCTGCGGTACATCGTCGTGGACGAGTGCCATGCCTACCGCGGGGTCCTCGGCGCGCACGTGGCCCTGGTGCTGCGCCGGCTGCTCCGGCTGGCCGAGCACTACGGGGCACACCCGACGGCGATCATGGCGTCGGCGACGACGGGGGAGCCGGAGGTGACGGCGGCCCGGCTGCTCGGGGTCGATGCCGCCGAGGTGCATGCCGTCACCGCGGATGCCTCGCCCGCCGGCCGGCGCACCGTCGCGCTCTGGATGCCGCCGTTGCTCACCGACGCCGAAGAGGTCGCCGAGGACGACTTCGTCGACCAGGACCTGCCGCCGGGTGTCCCGAGCGGTGCCCCCGAGGACGGTCCGCGGCGGTCGGCCCTGTCGGAGACCGCGGACCTTCTCACCGACCTCGTCCGGGCCCGACGCCGCACCCTCGCCTTCGTCCGCTCGCGCATCGGCGCCGAGGTGATCGCGGTCCACACCCGCGACCGGCTCGGCCGGCGCTGGCGCGCGCCCGGCGCCGCCCCGGACCCGAGCGCCCAGGAGGACCTGGCGGACCGGGTCGCCGCCTACCGGGGCGGATACCTGCCCGAGGAGCGCCGCGAGCTCGAGGCCGCTCTGCGGACCGGCGACCTGCTCGCGCTCGCCTCGACGAACGCCCTCGAGCTCGGCGTGGACATCTCAGGCCTCGATGCCGTCCTGATCGCCGGCTGGCCGGGAACCCGGGTGTCGCTGTGGCAGCAGGTCGGCCGGGCCGGCCGGGCGGGCGCCGAAGGTCTCGCGGTACTCATCGCCAGCGACGACCCGCTGGACTCCTACCTGGTGCACCACCCGGAGGCGATCTTCGGCGTCGCGGTCGAGGCCACCGCGTTCGACCCGGCCAACCCCTACGTGCTCGCCCCGCACCTGTGCGCCGCCGCCGCCGAACTCCCGCTGACGGAGGCCGACCTGGCCAGGTTCGGCCTCGCCGACGCCGCCCTCCCGGACGAGCTCGTCGCGCGGGGGCTGCTGCGCCGTCGTCCCGGCGGTTGGTACTGGAACTACGCCCGCCCCGAGCACCCCGCCGGGCTCACCGACCTGCGCGGCGGGAGCGAGGCGCAGGTCCAGGTCGTCGAGGAGGGCACCGGCCGTGTGCTCGGCACGGTCGACGGTGACCGCGCCGACGCCACCGTGCACGAAGGGGCGGTCTACACCCACCAGGGCCGCACCTACCGGGTGGAGCACTACGGCGACGACGTCGCGCTCGTCACCGCCCAGAACCTCGGCTACCGCACCCGGGCCCGCTCCGACACCCACGTGCGGATCGTCAGCACGGACACCGAGCAGCAGTGGGGACCGGTCCGGTGGAACTACGGGCACCTCGAGGTGACGGCCCGGGTGAACGGCTATGACCGCCGCCGGCTGCCTGGCATGGAGATCATCGCGTCCTACCCGCTCGACATGCCTGAGCGCACCCTGCACACCACCGGCACCTGGTGGCACGTGGACTCCTCGGTCCTCGCCGAGGCAGGCGTCGGCCCCGCGAACCTGCCAGGGGCCCTGCACGCCGCCGAGCACGCCGCGATCGGACTGCTCCCGCTGATCGCCACCTGCGACCGGTGGGACATCGGCGGACTCTCCACGGCGATCCACGCCGACACGTTCGAACCCACCGTGTTCGTCTACGACGGGTACCCCGGCGGCGCCGGGTTCGCGCAGCGCGGCTTTCGCGCGGCCCGCACCTGGATCGCCGCGACCCGGGACGCCGTCGCCTCATGTCGGTGCGCGACGGGCTGCCCGAGCTGCGTGCAGTCGCCCAAGTGCGGGAACAACAACAACCCGCTGGACAAGGCGGGCGCCCTGATCGTGCTCGGACTGCTCCTCGAGTTCGCACCCGGGTCGTGA
- a CDS encoding VOC family protein has protein sequence MITSIYPVLMSTDVAASAAFFTERFSFETVFEADWYVSLRRDSWELAFVDADHPTIPSGFRAAASGVLVNIEVDHVDEEYARLTAAGDVRVALELRSEDFGQRHFIVVAPGGVLVDVIEPIPYAGEFAAQI, from the coding sequence ATGATCACCAGCATCTACCCGGTCCTGATGAGTACGGACGTGGCGGCCAGCGCCGCCTTCTTCACCGAGCGGTTCAGTTTCGAGACCGTGTTCGAGGCCGACTGGTACGTCTCGCTGCGCCGGGACAGCTGGGAGCTGGCCTTCGTCGACGCCGACCATCCGACGATCCCCAGCGGCTTCCGCGCCGCGGCGAGCGGGGTGCTGGTCAACATCGAGGTGGATCACGTCGACGAGGAATACGCCCGGCTCACTGCCGCCGGCGATGTGCGGGTCGCGCTCGAGCTCCGCTCGGAGGACTTCGGGCAGCGGCACTTCATCGTCGTGGCGCCCGGCGGCGTCCTCGTCGACGTCATCGAGCCGATCCCGTACGCCGGCGAGTTCGCGGCGCAGATCTGA
- a CDS encoding TetR family transcriptional regulator: MARATKAQSEATERRLREVARELFAEHGYAAVGLERVAEAAGVTRGAVYHHFGDKLGLFTAVLADAHAVIADAVAHAAPGAGWPAIRDGSAAFLKAAVEPGIRRIVLVDGPAVVGWESWRRMDSQQSAHLLAEGLAALDDLAVDPGAAGALLGGAMNEAAIWIADGGRPELAEAALNRMIDSLRR, from the coding sequence GTGGCCAGAGCGACCAAGGCGCAGAGCGAGGCGACCGAACGGCGGCTGCGTGAGGTGGCCCGCGAGCTGTTCGCCGAGCACGGGTATGCGGCGGTCGGTCTCGAGCGGGTGGCGGAGGCGGCAGGTGTGACCCGGGGCGCGGTCTATCACCACTTCGGCGACAAGCTGGGGCTGTTCACGGCCGTGCTCGCCGACGCCCACGCCGTGATCGCGGACGCCGTCGCGCACGCGGCCCCGGGCGCGGGCTGGCCCGCGATCAGGGACGGGAGCGCGGCATTCCTGAAGGCCGCAGTGGAGCCAGGTATCCGGCGGATCGTGCTCGTGGACGGACCCGCCGTGGTCGGCTGGGAGTCCTGGCGCCGGATGGACTCCCAGCAGTCCGCGCACCTACTGGCCGAAGGACTGGCCGCGCTCGACGATCTGGCCGTGGACCCCGGTGCCGCCGGTGCGCTGCTCGGCGGCGCGATGAACGAGGCGGCGATCTGGATCGCCGACGGCGGACGACCGGAACTGGCCGAGGCGGCGCTGAACCGGATGATCGACTCGCTGCGTCGCTGA